The following proteins are co-located in the Oncorhynchus clarkii lewisi isolate Uvic-CL-2024 chromosome 30, UVic_Ocla_1.0, whole genome shotgun sequence genome:
- the LOC139389254 gene encoding cationic amino acid transporter 4-like isoform X2, producing the protein MATCGRGCVPAVRFCQRLNRLKTLDDDLMVTSMKRCLTMVDLALLGVGGMVGSGLYVLTGTVAKDTAGPAVVLSFLIAGIASLMAALCYAEFGARVPRTGSAYMFTYVSCGEIWAFLIGWNVVLEYMIGGAAVARAWSGYLDSMFNHTIQNYTENHIMKWNVPYIAHYPDLLAAGILVVATIFITFGVRVSSWLNHIFSAVSLVVILFILVFGFVLADPVNWSQKEGGFAPFGVNGVMAGTATCFYAFVGFDVIAASSEEAKNPQRAIPMATAISLGMAATAYILVSTVLTLMVPWHSLDPNSALSDAFFRRGYSWAGYIVAVGSICAMNTVLLSNLFSLPRIVYAMAEDGLFFSFFAKVNPVTKVPVNAILVFGLLMAVMALIFDLEALVQFLSIGTLLAYTFVAASVIVLRFQPEKEKTSSKANSTTSPNSNPEPSPEVSESQIIAQDSGELKEYESFSDKLQLVEMQKTRERSAPGVLKARWEPYLGRMLGDFEPGEVVAFSVLAVMVSSVSLCAVFVFGSNQLQLPTWSIALLIVVFGSTFLLCLVIIYAHEPHVNTKTFQHPHECVPNAEAQPHDLDPLYCMGGCRSACVFWLWDLAQ; encoded by the exons ATGGCGACCTGTGGGCGTGGCTGTGTCCCTGCAGTGCGTTTCTGCCAGAGGCTGAACCGACTGAAGACCCTGGATGATGACTTGATGGTGACGTCAATGAAGCGTTGCCTGACCATGGTGGACCTAGCCCTGCTGGGTGTTGGTGGCATGGTGGGCTCTGGCCTATATGTCCTGACTGGCACTGTTGCCAAGGACACCGCTGGACCTGCCgtggtcctctccttcctcatAGCAGGCATCGCCTCCCTGATGGCTGCCCTCTGCTATGCAGAGTTCGGAGCTCGTGTTCCCAGAACGGGCTCGGCCTACATGTTCACCTATGTTTCTTGTGGAGAGATCTGGGCCTTTCTCATTGGGTGGAACGTAGTGTTGGAGTACATGATTGGTGGAGCCGCAGTGGCGCGGGCGTGGAGTGGTTACCTGGACTCCATGTTTAACCACACCATCCAGAACTACACAGAGAACCACATAATGAAGTGGAATGTTCCCTATATCGCCCACTACCCTGACCTGCTGGCTGCCGGGATTCTAGTTGTTGCCACTATCTTCATAACCTTCGGAGTGCGAGTCTCCTCTTGGCTCAACCACATCTTCTCAGCCGTTAGTCTAGTTGTCATACTCTTCATTTTGGTGTTTGGCTTCGTGCTAGCCGACCCAGTCAACTGGAGCCAGAAGGAAGGAGGTTTTGCACCATTTGGTGTTAATGGGGTAATGGCGGGCACAGCCACCTGCTTTTACGCATTTGTTGGCTTCGATGTGATTGCAGCCTCCAGCGAGGAGGCAAAGAACCCCCAGCGAGCCATTCCCATGGCCACAGCCATTTCCCTGGGCATGGCCGCCACAGCCTATATCCTGGTCTCCACAGTCCTCACTCTCATGGTGCCTTGGCACTCGCTCGACCCAAACTCAGCCCTGTCTGACGCCTTCTTCCGCCGAGGCTACAGCTGGGCTGGCTACATTGTGGCAGTAGGGTCCATCTGTG CCATGAACACAGTGCTACTCAGcaacctcttctctctccctcggaTTGTTTACGCTATGGCGGAAGAtggcctcttcttctccttcttcgcCAAGGTCAACCCTGTCACCAAGGTCCCTGTTAATGCCATCTTGGTGTTTGGCCTCCTCATGGCCGTCATGGCCCTGATCTTTGACCTGGAGGCCCTGGTCCAGTTCCTGTCCATCGGCACCCTCCTGGCCTACACCTTTGTGGCAGCCAGTGTCATCGTGCTGCGCTTCCAGCCTGAGAAAGAGAAGACCAGTTCCAAGGCTAACTCCACTACCTCCCCCAACTCTAACCCTGAGCCCTCGCCTGAAGTCTCAGAGTCTCAGATCATAGCTCAGGACAGTGGGGAGCTGAAGGAGTATGAGTCCTTCTCAGACAAGCTGCAGCTGGTGGAGATGCAGAAGACCAGGGAACGGAGTGCCCCAGGGGTGTTGAAGGCCCGCTGGGAGCCTTACCTGGGCAGGATGCTGGGGGACTTTGAGCCAGGGGAAGTGGTGGCCTTTTCTGTGCTGGCGGTGATGGTGAGCTCAGTGTCCCTTTGTGCCGTGTTTGTGTTTGGGAGTAACCAGCTTCAGCTGCCTACGTGGAGCATCGCCCTGCTAATAGTGGTGTTTGGCTCAACCTTCCTTCTCTGCCTGGTCATCATATATGCCCATGAACCTCATGTCAACACCAAAACCTTCCAG CATCCTCATGAATGTGTTCCTAATGCTGAAGCTCAGCCCCATGACCTGGATCCGCTTTACTGTATGGGTGGCTGCAG GTCTGCTTGTGTATTTTGGCTATGGGATCTGGCACAGTAA
- the LOC139389254 gene encoding cationic amino acid transporter 4-like isoform X1: MATCGRGCVPAVRFCQRLNRLKTLDDDLMVTSMKRCLTMVDLALLGVGGMVGSGLYVLTGTVAKDTAGPAVVLSFLIAGIASLMAALCYAEFGARVPRTGSAYMFTYVSCGEIWAFLIGWNVVLEYMIGGAAVARAWSGYLDSMFNHTIQNYTENHIMKWNVPYIAHYPDLLAAGILVVATIFITFGVRVSSWLNHIFSAVSLVVILFILVFGFVLADPVNWSQKEGGFAPFGVNGVMAGTATCFYAFVGFDVIAASSEEAKNPQRAIPMATAISLGMAATAYILVSTVLTLMVPWHSLDPNSALSDAFFRRGYSWAGYIVAVGSICAMNTVLLSNLFSLPRIVYAMAEDGLFFSFFAKVNPVTKVPVNAILVFGLLMAVMALIFDLEALVQFLSIGTLLAYTFVAASVIVLRFQPEKEKTSSKANSTTSPNSNPEPSPEVSESQIIAQDSGELKEYESFSDKLQLVEMQKTRERSAPGVLKARWEPYLGRMLGDFEPGEVVAFSVLAVMVSSVSLCAVFVFGSNQLQLPTWSIALLIVVFGSTFLLCLVIIYAHEPHVNTKTFQVPLVPFIPAASILMNVFLMLKLSPMTWIRFTVWVAAGLLVYFGYGIWHSKEGLRELQPKDMAARYVVLPSGSLVETVQSVQPNGQHDASTLHTTPSRSAEEQQAKR; this comes from the exons ATGGCGACCTGTGGGCGTGGCTGTGTCCCTGCAGTGCGTTTCTGCCAGAGGCTGAACCGACTGAAGACCCTGGATGATGACTTGATGGTGACGTCAATGAAGCGTTGCCTGACCATGGTGGACCTAGCCCTGCTGGGTGTTGGTGGCATGGTGGGCTCTGGCCTATATGTCCTGACTGGCACTGTTGCCAAGGACACCGCTGGACCTGCCgtggtcctctccttcctcatAGCAGGCATCGCCTCCCTGATGGCTGCCCTCTGCTATGCAGAGTTCGGAGCTCGTGTTCCCAGAACGGGCTCGGCCTACATGTTCACCTATGTTTCTTGTGGAGAGATCTGGGCCTTTCTCATTGGGTGGAACGTAGTGTTGGAGTACATGATTGGTGGAGCCGCAGTGGCGCGGGCGTGGAGTGGTTACCTGGACTCCATGTTTAACCACACCATCCAGAACTACACAGAGAACCACATAATGAAGTGGAATGTTCCCTATATCGCCCACTACCCTGACCTGCTGGCTGCCGGGATTCTAGTTGTTGCCACTATCTTCATAACCTTCGGAGTGCGAGTCTCCTCTTGGCTCAACCACATCTTCTCAGCCGTTAGTCTAGTTGTCATACTCTTCATTTTGGTGTTTGGCTTCGTGCTAGCCGACCCAGTCAACTGGAGCCAGAAGGAAGGAGGTTTTGCACCATTTGGTGTTAATGGGGTAATGGCGGGCACAGCCACCTGCTTTTACGCATTTGTTGGCTTCGATGTGATTGCAGCCTCCAGCGAGGAGGCAAAGAACCCCCAGCGAGCCATTCCCATGGCCACAGCCATTTCCCTGGGCATGGCCGCCACAGCCTATATCCTGGTCTCCACAGTCCTCACTCTCATGGTGCCTTGGCACTCGCTCGACCCAAACTCAGCCCTGTCTGACGCCTTCTTCCGCCGAGGCTACAGCTGGGCTGGCTACATTGTGGCAGTAGGGTCCATCTGTG CCATGAACACAGTGCTACTCAGcaacctcttctctctccctcggaTTGTTTACGCTATGGCGGAAGAtggcctcttcttctccttcttcgcCAAGGTCAACCCTGTCACCAAGGTCCCTGTTAATGCCATCTTGGTGTTTGGCCTCCTCATGGCCGTCATGGCCCTGATCTTTGACCTGGAGGCCCTGGTCCAGTTCCTGTCCATCGGCACCCTCCTGGCCTACACCTTTGTGGCAGCCAGTGTCATCGTGCTGCGCTTCCAGCCTGAGAAAGAGAAGACCAGTTCCAAGGCTAACTCCACTACCTCCCCCAACTCTAACCCTGAGCCCTCGCCTGAAGTCTCAGAGTCTCAGATCATAGCTCAGGACAGTGGGGAGCTGAAGGAGTATGAGTCCTTCTCAGACAAGCTGCAGCTGGTGGAGATGCAGAAGACCAGGGAACGGAGTGCCCCAGGGGTGTTGAAGGCCCGCTGGGAGCCTTACCTGGGCAGGATGCTGGGGGACTTTGAGCCAGGGGAAGTGGTGGCCTTTTCTGTGCTGGCGGTGATGGTGAGCTCAGTGTCCCTTTGTGCCGTGTTTGTGTTTGGGAGTAACCAGCTTCAGCTGCCTACGTGGAGCATCGCCCTGCTAATAGTGGTGTTTGGCTCAACCTTCCTTCTCTGCCTGGTCATCATATATGCCCATGAACCTCATGTCAACACCAAAACCTTCCAG GTACCCTTGGTCCCATTCATTCCCGCTGCAAGCATCCTCATGAATGTGTTCCTAATGCTGAAGCTCAGCCCCATGACCTGGATCCGCTTTACTGTATGGGTGGCTGCAG GTCTGCTTGTGTATTTTGGCTATGGGATCTGGCACAGTAAGGAGGGCCTGAGGGAGCTGCAGCCCAAGGATATGGCAGCCAGGTATGTGGTGCTCCCCAGTGGCAGCCTGGTAGAGACAGTCCAGTCTGTGCAGCCGAATGGACAGCATGACGCCAGCACCCTCCACACCACTCCATCCCGGTCTGCTGAGGAGCAGCAGGCAAAGAGATGA
- the LOC139389255 gene encoding coiled-coil domain-containing protein 157-like yields MSLEDSNSKLEAEISLQQKRLHKLECEREKLHQEVKALQVEEEARNKQEEKTQTLEAQLSSTQLLLDKENSKYQNACHQQESLQAKQMSLLERVDALDQECEELQGQLGHTDRPTG; encoded by the exons ATGTCCCTGGAGGATAGCAACTCCAAACTGGAGGCAGAGATTAGTTTGCAACAAAAAAGGTTACACAAACTCG agtgtgagagagagaagctacATCAGGAAGTGAAGGCCTTGCAGGTAGAGGAAGAGGCACGGAATAAACAAGAGGAGAAGACACAAACACTGGAGGCTCAACTGTCCAGTACTCAGCTCTTACTTGACAAAGAGAACTCCAAGTACCAGAATGCATGTCACCAACAGGAG TCACTGCAGGCCAAGCAGATGTCTCTATTGGAGAGAGTGGATGCTCTGGACCAGGAGTGTGAGGAGCTTCAAGGACAAttgggacacacagacaggccTACAGGATAG